One part of the Cyclobacteriaceae bacterium genome encodes these proteins:
- a CDS encoding polyprenol monophosphomannose synthase, with amino-acid sequence MSNAIVIIPTYNERENIGLMVNAVFSLDRPVDILVVDDNSPDGTAQLVEDLQKKYNQLTTRLHLLKRQGKQGLGTAYIAGFHYALEKGYAFVLEMDADFSHDPKDLLRLIEACETENYDMAIGSRYVTGVNVVNWPMGRVLLSWFASWYVRLITSMPVHDTTAGFICYRRKVLETIPLQEIKFVGYAFQIELKFKTWKYGFRLKEVPIIFTERTRGQSKMSAGIFKEAFFGVLQLEVQSWFKKYRKLRA; translated from the coding sequence TTGAGCAACGCTATAGTTATAATCCCTACGTATAACGAACGGGAAAACATCGGGTTAATGGTTAACGCGGTGTTTTCCCTTGATCGCCCCGTAGATATTTTAGTGGTTGACGATAATTCCCCTGACGGCACCGCACAACTGGTTGAAGACCTGCAAAAAAAATATAACCAGTTAACTACACGCCTGCATTTACTAAAGCGGCAAGGCAAACAAGGACTCGGTACAGCCTATATAGCCGGCTTTCACTATGCCCTCGAAAAGGGTTATGCCTTTGTTTTGGAAATGGATGCTGATTTTTCGCATGACCCCAAAGACCTCTTGCGGTTGATTGAGGCTTGTGAAACCGAAAATTACGATATGGCCATTGGTTCGCGTTACGTCACCGGGGTAAATGTAGTGAACTGGCCCATGGGGCGCGTACTGCTTTCGTGGTTTGCCAGTTGGTACGTTCGCCTTATTACCTCCATGCCCGTGCACGATACCACGGCAGGATTCATTTGCTACCGTAGAAAAGTACTGGAGACCATTCCCCTGCAGGAAATTAAATTTGTAGGGTATGCGTTTCAGATTGAGTTGAAATTCAAAACGTGGAAATACGGTTTCAGGCTTAAAGAAGTACCGATAATCTTTACCGAACGCACCCGCGGACAATCGAAAATGTCGGCCGGCATTTTTAAAGAAGCCTTTTTTGGTGTCTTGCAATTGGAGGTACAAAGCTGGTTTAAAAAATACCGTAAACTGCGAGCATGA
- a CDS encoding YceI family protein — protein sequence MTKKTVPHLILLTGLLLFSYMLKAQTLYKGKQVKMSVIGSSTLHEWESEVTQVESNGTLTLDGSQLTAIKDVVVKMPVTGIKSTKGRTMDNKTYEAFNSDKNPTIQYKLTSARISGSGEYTVTANGNLSMAGATKPIELVAKAKVLANGDVQISGSQKLNMKDFNMTPPTAMMGAIKVGEEVTVRFDITLTPNK from the coding sequence ATGACAAAGAAAACAGTACCCCACCTCATTCTGCTTACCGGATTGCTTTTATTTTCTTATATGCTTAAGGCACAGACGCTTTATAAAGGTAAGCAAGTTAAAATGTCGGTTATTGGCAGTTCAACCCTGCACGAATGGGAATCGGAAGTAACCCAGGTAGAGAGCAATGGAACGCTAACCCTTGATGGTAGCCAGCTTACAGCCATTAAAGATGTTGTGGTAAAAATGCCGGTTACCGGAATAAAAAGCACCAAAGGCAGAACCATGGATAATAAAACCTATGAAGCCTTTAACTCCGATAAAAACCCCACCATTCAGTATAAACTTACCAGCGCCAGGATTTCAGGAAGTGGCGAGTATACGGTAACGGCAAATGGAAACTTATCCATGGCAGGAGCAACCAAGCCCATTGAGCTTGTTGCCAAGGCTAAAGTGCTTGCCAATGGCGATGTGCAGATTTCAGGCTCACAAAAATTGAACATGAAAGACTTTAATATGACACCGCCTACGGCCATGATGGGAGCCATAAAAGTTGGCGAAGAAGTAACCGTAAGGTTTGATATCACCTTAACACCAAACAAATAA
- a CDS encoding elongation factor G: MKVYDEKHLKNIVLLGAPKSGKTLLAEDMIFEAGITHRRGTIEGQNTVSDFHEIEHERGNSIFATVLHTEWRDYKINIIDTPGFDDFVGEMVSALRVADTCVVVINAQQGVEVSTELIWNYADQFSKPVIFAINQVDHPKSNFDQALESLKQSFGNAVTQMQYPVNQGEGFNAIIDLLKMVMYKFPAEGGKPEKLPIPDSEKEKANRLHNELVEKAAENDEKLMEKYFEQGTLDEDEMRAGLKLGMIHHDVFPVFVMSAKKNMGSGRMMGFIDNVAPSPLEAKPETTIDGKEIAFDSTQPTALFVFKTHLEPNLGKLTFFKVISGEVTSSSELINSQTGAVEKFHQLFIMDGKTRNPVDKLVAGDIGATLKLKDTYTNQTLRAKGFDITIKPIEYPEPRIRTAVVAQSKGDDEKIGEVLNKIHQEDPTVEVGYSRELRQLIIAAQGEMHLAVCKWFLENVYKLHVDFIAPRISYRETIRKPAQAMYRHKKQSGGAGQFGEVHLKIEPYAEGMPEPTEFSVRGKEVIDLEWGGKLVFYNCIVGGVIDTRFIPSIQKGIMEKMEQGPVTNSYVRDVRVMVYDGKMHPVDSNDISFKIAGMMAFKEAFMNAEPTLLEPIYDLEILVPEEIMGEVMGDLQTRRSMIMGIDSKGKYQVIKARTPLAELDRYSTTLRSLSQGRASFTQRFAEFAQVPFEIQQKLAKELHEVELA; the protein is encoded by the coding sequence ATGAAGGTATATGACGAAAAACACCTGAAGAACATCGTACTGCTGGGCGCCCCAAAAAGCGGCAAGACCCTGCTTGCCGAAGACATGATTTTTGAGGCGGGTATCACCCATCGCAGGGGCACAATCGAAGGACAGAATACCGTTTCTGATTTTCACGAGATAGAACACGAACGCGGCAACTCAATTTTTGCTACAGTTTTACACACCGAATGGCGTGATTATAAAATCAACATTATCGATACACCCGGCTTTGATGACTTTGTTGGTGAAATGGTTTCGGCCTTGCGCGTGGCCGATACATGTGTAGTCGTGATCAACGCCCAGCAAGGCGTAGAGGTAAGCACTGAATTGATCTGGAATTATGCCGACCAGTTTAGTAAGCCGGTCATCTTTGCCATTAACCAGGTTGACCATCCGAAATCGAATTTTGATCAGGCACTTGAATCCCTGAAGCAATCTTTCGGCAATGCCGTAACCCAAATGCAATACCCGGTAAATCAAGGCGAAGGATTTAACGCCATCATTGATTTACTGAAAATGGTGATGTATAAATTTCCGGCAGAAGGTGGCAAGCCCGAAAAACTTCCTATCCCAGATAGCGAAAAAGAAAAAGCCAATCGTCTGCACAATGAACTCGTAGAAAAAGCTGCTGAGAATGATGAGAAATTAATGGAGAAATATTTTGAACAAGGCACGTTGGATGAGGATGAAATGCGTGCCGGGCTAAAACTCGGCATGATCCACCACGATGTGTTCCCTGTTTTTGTCATGTCAGCCAAAAAAAATATGGGCAGCGGTCGCATGATGGGTTTTATCGATAACGTTGCGCCCTCACCGCTGGAGGCAAAACCTGAAACTACAATCGATGGAAAAGAAATTGCTTTTGATTCAACCCAACCAACGGCACTCTTCGTGTTTAAGACACACCTTGAACCTAACCTTGGAAAACTTACCTTCTTCAAAGTAATTTCCGGAGAGGTCACCTCATCTTCCGAACTGATCAACAGCCAAACAGGTGCGGTAGAAAAATTCCACCAACTCTTTATAATGGACGGAAAAACACGAAACCCTGTCGATAAGCTTGTGGCCGGTGACATCGGTGCCACACTAAAACTTAAAGACACCTATACCAACCAAACCCTGCGCGCCAAAGGATTTGACATTACCATAAAACCGATTGAATACCCCGAGCCTCGCATACGGACAGCCGTTGTGGCACAAAGTAAAGGTGACGATGAAAAAATTGGTGAGGTGCTGAATAAAATACACCAGGAAGATCCAACGGTTGAAGTTGGTTACTCCCGTGAACTCAGGCAACTGATTATTGCCGCACAAGGCGAAATGCACCTGGCCGTTTGTAAATGGTTTTTGGAAAATGTTTACAAACTACATGTTGATTTCATTGCCCCGCGCATTTCGTATCGCGAAACCATTCGCAAACCGGCACAGGCCATGTACCGTCATAAAAAACAATCGGGTGGTGCCGGGCAGTTTGGTGAGGTGCACCTGAAAATCGAACCCTATGCTGAAGGGATGCCTGAACCCACAGAATTTTCCGTACGGGGCAAAGAAGTAATCGACCTGGAATGGGGCGGTAAGTTGGTATTCTATAATTGTATCGTGGGGGGTGTAATCGATACGCGGTTTATCCCTTCCATACAAAAGGGCATTATGGAAAAAATGGAGCAAGGCCCTGTTACAAATTCCTACGTACGCGATGTGCGCGTAATGGTGTACGATGGCAAAATGCACCCGGTAGACTCAAACGATATTTCCTTTAAAATTGCCGGCATGATGGCCTTTAAAGAAGCCTTTATGAATGCCGAACCTACCCTGTTGGAACCTATCTATGATCTTGAAATTCTGGTACCTGAAGAAATTATGGGTGAAGTTATGGGAGACTTGCAAACGCGAAGATCCATGATTATGGGAATAGACTCGAAAGGTAAATACCAGGTAATTAAAGCGCGTACGCCCTTAGCCGAATTGGATAGATACTCAACAACCTTACGTTCATTGTCGCAAGGGCGGGCCAGCTTTACGCAACGCTTTGCCGAGTTTGCACAAGTGCCGTTTGAAATACAGCAGAAGCTGGCGAAAGAACTGCATGAAGTAGAACTGGCGTGA